The Alphaproteobacteria bacterium genome has a segment encoding these proteins:
- a CDS encoding adenosylhomocysteinase: MSHLNTAINIHPSGHDYKVADISLAEWGRKEISIAEKEMPGLMALRAEYSQSKPLAGARITGCLHMTTETAVLIETLIHLGAEIRWSSCNIFSTQDQAAAAIAAAGIPVFAWKGETEEEYDWCIEQTIHGPNGWTPNMLLDDGGDLTQIVHQHYPDIAKQIKGVSEETTTGVLRLYDMAKQGKLCMPAINVNDSVTKSKFDNLYGCRESLPDGIKRATGIMLAGKKCVVAGYGDVGKGCAAALRGQGARVLITEIDPICALQAAMEGYEVLTMEDAAPIADIFVTATGNFGIITLEHMRAMKDQAIVCNIGHFDNEIDVASLQNLRWEEVKPQVDRIFFADGKSIILLAKGRLVNLGCAKGHPSFVMSTSFTNQVLAQLELWNHHHQYENKVYTLPKHLDEKVAWLHLEKLGVKLTTLSEEQASYIGVSPQGPFKPDHYRY, translated from the coding sequence ATGTCACACCTGAATACAGCAATCAACATACACCCCTCTGGTCACGATTATAAAGTGGCTGATATATCCCTGGCCGAGTGGGGACGTAAGGAAATTTCTATCGCCGAAAAAGAAATGCCAGGCTTAATGGCCCTCCGTGCCGAATATTCCCAAAGCAAACCGCTTGCAGGTGCGCGCATTACGGGTTGCCTGCATATGACAACTGAAACAGCCGTACTGATTGAAACCCTCATTCACCTCGGTGCAGAAATCCGCTGGAGTTCTTGCAATATTTTCTCTACCCAGGATCAAGCTGCTGCTGCGATTGCCGCTGCGGGTATCCCAGTTTTTGCGTGGAAAGGCGAAACCGAAGAAGAATATGACTGGTGTATTGAACAAACCATCCACGGCCCCAATGGCTGGACACCTAACATGCTGTTGGATGATGGCGGCGATTTAACCCAGATCGTGCACCAGCACTACCCGGACATCGCCAAACAGATTAAAGGCGTTTCCGAAGAAACCACTACCGGTGTGTTGCGTCTTTACGACATGGCCAAACAAGGCAAGCTTTGCATGCCGGCAATCAACGTCAATGATTCGGTTACTAAATCTAAATTTGATAATTTATATGGTTGCCGCGAAAGCCTGCCTGATGGTATTAAACGCGCTACCGGTATTATGCTTGCTGGAAAGAAATGCGTTGTTGCTGGTTATGGCGACGTGGGTAAAGGCTGTGCAGCAGCGCTGCGTGGCCAGGGTGCTCGCGTATTGATTACCGAAATCGATCCTATCTGCGCCTTACAGGCAGCGATGGAAGGTTATGAAGTACTCACCATGGAAGATGCCGCTCCTATTGCCGATATTTTTGTAACGGCCACTGGAAACTTTGGCATTATTACCCTTGAGCATATGCGTGCGATGAAAGATCAGGCCATCGTCTGCAATATCGGACACTTTGATAACGAAATCGATGTGGCATCCCTGCAGAACCTGCGCTGGGAAGAAGTCAAACCGCAAGTAGACCGTATCTTTTTTGCCGATGGCAAGTCAATCATCCTGTTGGCAAAAGGCCGTTTGGTGAATCTTGGGTGTGCAAAAGGGCATCCTTCATTTGTGATGAGCACCTCCTTCACCAACCAAGTACTGGCTCAATTAGAACTCTGGAATCATCATCATCAATATGAGAACAAGGTGTACACGCTTCCTAAACATCTGGATGAAAAAGTTGCATGGCTGCATTTAGAAAAATTAGGTGTCAAACTCACGACTTTGTCTGAGGAGCAAGCATCGTATATCGGCGTTAGCCCACAAGGCCCATTCAAGCCGGATCATTATCGATACTAA
- a CDS encoding PAS domain-containing protein, giving the protein MEQRLNDRLSNYWNRLCKDGRIPAIESFNSGAMADIWQQCAKISVTEAGTRTYYFEFMGESLAKVLGKSMSGERVIANMLTSPKFKLIHHLDSLVAKTQPTTEEGQFVNEKSKVVKYRSIILPFGKDNEHITHFILGVSWREF; this is encoded by the coding sequence GTGGAACAACGTTTAAACGATAGATTATCGAATTATTGGAACCGCTTGTGTAAAGACGGGCGTATTCCAGCGATTGAAAGCTTCAATTCTGGGGCCATGGCCGATATTTGGCAGCAATGTGCCAAAATATCGGTGACAGAGGCGGGAACGCGAACCTACTATTTTGAATTTATGGGTGAAAGTTTGGCCAAAGTCCTTGGTAAAAGCATGTCCGGGGAGAGGGTGATTGCCAACATGCTGACCTCACCCAAATTTAAGCTCATCCACCATCTTGATTCCTTGGTGGCTAAAACACAGCCAACGACCGAAGAAGGCCAATTTGTGAATGAAAAGAGCAAGGTAGTCAAATACCGTTCGATTATTTTGCCTTTTGGCAAGGATAACGAGCATATCACCCATTTTATCCTTGGGGTGTCCTGGCGGGAGTTTTAG
- a CDS encoding alpha/beta hydrolase — protein MIKLIAIILIAYSALCLGMFLFQRRIVFRPEIAIMNPHDFKLDSASRLSLETTDSVKLTAWYIAPKGTGYPTMVYFHGNKGHIGDRAEKLRAFSQLGLGILAISYRGYGDSKGTPTEQGLYEDGRAALRYLIHNLALPLDHIVIYGESLGSGVAVHMATEFPVKAIMLEAPYSSILDLAHENYPFIPTSLLLRDKFLSIRKIRSVHAPLLIMHGAEDQTIPIKFGKELYGVANEPKKAVFFDHYHHTDFEIGVLATCVKQFLQHYKALPEDTIQP, from the coding sequence ATGATAAAGTTAATTGCCATCATCCTTATTGCCTACAGTGCGCTCTGTCTGGGAATGTTTCTTTTCCAGAGACGCATTGTATTCCGCCCTGAAATAGCCATCATGAACCCCCATGATTTCAAACTCGATAGTGCTTCACGGCTTTCACTGGAAACCACCGATAGTGTAAAATTAACGGCTTGGTACATTGCTCCCAAAGGAACCGGGTATCCAACGATGGTCTATTTTCACGGTAATAAAGGCCATATTGGCGACCGTGCCGAAAAACTGCGGGCCTTTTCTCAACTAGGGCTAGGCATCTTGGCTATCAGTTACCGTGGATATGGCGATAGTAAAGGCACGCCTACCGAACAAGGACTTTATGAAGATGGCCGCGCCGCCTTACGCTATTTAATCCATAATCTTGCCTTGCCTTTGGATCACATTGTTATTTATGGTGAGTCATTAGGAAGCGGCGTTGCCGTGCACATGGCTACTGAATTCCCTGTCAAAGCCATTATGCTGGAAGCGCCCTATTCTTCGATTCTGGATTTAGCCCACGAAAATTATCCGTTTATTCCTACCAGCCTGTTGCTTCGCGATAAATTTTTATCCATCCGCAAAATACGTTCAGTCCACGCCCCCCTATTGATTATGCACGGAGCAGAAGACCAAACCATCCCCATCAAATTTGGTAAAGAACTCTATGGCGTTGCCAACGAGCCAAAGAAAGCCGTTTTCTTTGATCATTATCATCATACCGACTTTGAAATCGGTGTCTTAGCAACCTGCGTTAAACAATTCCTTCAGCACTATAAAGCGCTGCCGGAAGACACAATACAGCCGTAA
- a CDS encoding YihY/virulence factor BrkB family protein, protein MAWSTTQFLSCFYKAARDLILHDGVEHSGYLSFLALLSFFPFLVFFVSVLGAIGDTSLAYLFIEYVFGTIPPQFTEALQARIHEILSGPPQGLLTLAIVGAIWTASSSVEGLKTILNRAYRVGTPPNYLLRRFFSIIEFFSITVALFIAMVAFIFLPALWIKIHSLLHTNAFDLTVSTIRTLVAGFILFIGISILYYMLPNCRQRSLTVLPGAFLVVIGWLGAANILTLYISHFHQVNIIYGSLGGMIITLLFFYIVNMIFIYGAEFNYHFERMFGITPNEKKLVPANETPTKLDKDSLKK, encoded by the coding sequence ATGGCATGGTCTACCACACAATTTTTGAGCTGTTTTTATAAGGCCGCGCGCGACTTAATTCTGCATGATGGGGTCGAGCATTCAGGGTATCTTTCGTTTCTGGCCCTGTTATCCTTTTTTCCTTTTCTGGTTTTCTTCGTTTCTGTTTTAGGGGCCATCGGCGATACCAGCCTTGCCTACTTGTTTATTGAATATGTCTTTGGCACAATCCCCCCCCAATTTACAGAGGCTTTACAGGCTAGAATACATGAGATACTTTCTGGGCCGCCTCAAGGATTACTCACCCTTGCTATCGTTGGCGCTATCTGGACGGCCTCGTCATCGGTAGAAGGTCTCAAAACCATTTTAAATCGCGCATATCGGGTAGGGACACCTCCCAATTATCTATTACGACGATTTTTCAGCATCATTGAATTTTTCTCTATTACCGTTGCCCTGTTCATTGCGATGGTTGCCTTTATCTTCCTTCCGGCCCTTTGGATTAAGATACATTCATTGCTGCATACGAATGCGTTTGATCTCACCGTCTCTACCATACGGACCCTAGTCGCTGGTTTTATCTTATTCATAGGGATTTCTATCCTTTATTACATGCTTCCCAATTGCAGGCAACGCAGCCTTACCGTGCTGCCTGGAGCCTTTTTAGTGGTCATTGGTTGGTTGGGAGCGGCGAATATCCTAACCCTCTATATTAGCCATTTTCATCAGGTTAATATTATTTATGGAAGCTTGGGCGGTATGATTATTACGCTGCTTTTTTTCTATATCGTCAATATGATCTTTATTTATGGAGCTGAGTTTAATTATCATTTTGAACGCATGTTTGGCATAACACCCAACGAAAAAAAACTCGTTCCCGCAAACGAGACCCCAACTAAACTTGATAAAGATTCTCTTAAAAAATAA
- the metC gene encoding cystathionine beta-lyase has protein sequence MHDETRLVHTGRNPLKQQGAVNPPIVRASTVVFPSLNDYEKGGKGEAFYPVLSDAKGMDHSYGITGTSTVFAAATAVAEAEGGKYGLLTPSGLSAVTLALLSFLSAGDHVLITDAVYGPTRRFSKQTLQRLGVETTYYDPLIGEGIRDLIKPNTKVIFLESPGSLSFEVQDIPAIVAIAKEKNIITMIDNSWASPLYYKPFSHGIDVSIQALTKYVGGHSDLLAGSITTLEEKHFQTLYATYRSTGMAISPADCYLIQRGIRTLAVRLEKHFQSAQLVANWLANHPNVEQVWYPPHPSHPQHAIWKRDFLGGSGLIGFVLKEKHSHESVSQMVDPMKYFAIGASWGGYESLILDIDIQSARSVTSSRFKEIGTYLRIHVGLEHPDDLISDLKAGFARL, from the coding sequence ATGCATGATGAGACACGTCTGGTCCATACAGGGCGAAATCCTCTCAAACAACAAGGCGCCGTTAATCCACCTATCGTCAGGGCATCAACGGTTGTGTTTCCTAGCCTGAATGATTATGAAAAAGGTGGGAAAGGTGAGGCTTTTTACCCAGTCCTCAGTGATGCAAAGGGGATGGATCATAGCTATGGTATTACTGGAACCTCCACTGTCTTTGCCGCCGCTACAGCCGTTGCAGAAGCAGAAGGAGGAAAATATGGGTTGTTAACCCCTTCTGGATTGTCTGCCGTTACGTTGGCGTTGCTGTCGTTTTTAAGTGCAGGGGACCATGTCTTGATAACCGATGCGGTCTATGGGCCAACCCGCCGTTTTAGTAAACAGACCCTGCAAAGGTTGGGGGTTGAAACAACCTATTATGATCCATTGATCGGGGAAGGCATTAGAGACCTTATCAAGCCAAATACTAAAGTGATTTTCTTAGAAAGTCCTGGTTCGCTGAGCTTTGAAGTACAGGATATTCCGGCAATCGTTGCCATTGCCAAAGAAAAAAATATCATAACAATGATCGATAATTCGTGGGCGAGCCCACTTTATTATAAACCTTTCAGCCATGGTATTGATGTTTCTATCCAGGCTTTAACAAAATATGTAGGAGGACATTCAGATCTCTTGGCTGGCAGTATTACCACGCTAGAGGAAAAGCATTTCCAAACACTCTATGCAACCTATAGAAGTACAGGAATGGCTATTAGTCCGGCGGATTGCTACTTGATTCAACGTGGCATACGGACATTAGCGGTACGTTTGGAGAAACATTTTCAATCAGCACAGCTTGTTGCCAACTGGCTAGCCAATCACCCTAACGTCGAGCAAGTGTGGTATCCTCCGCATCCATCGCACCCGCAACATGCGATTTGGAAAAGGGATTTTCTGGGGGGATCAGGTCTGATTGGCTTTGTTCTGAAGGAAAAGCACAGCCACGAGTCGGTTTCGCAGATGGTTGATCCGATGAAATACTTTGCCATCGGTGCATCCTGGGGGGGGTATGAAAGCCTCATTTTGGATATTGATATTCAGTCGGCAAGGAGTGTGACTTCTTCGCGTTTTAAAGAAATCGGAACCTACCTCCGCATTCATGTTGGATTGGAGCATCCTGATGATTTAATAAGTGACCTAAAGGCCGGATTTGCCAGGCTTTAG
- a CDS encoding UbiH/UbiF/VisC/COQ6 family ubiquinone biosynthesis hydroxylase: protein MYTRKPIIVIGAGLSGLAVAAAMAALRLPIVILEKQDEASYRKPFQDGRSLAVSLGSSQWLESWGVWGNVFEDAQPILDIRVVDKSSPQSIHFENSKQGLPMGYICPIDSIKEGLLKQLATYPWVTFQFNTTILKLDNQRSEVSVTLEDGNTIGGELAVLADGRLSQFREALGIKSIVVPYRQSALSFTISHEMAHGGLALERFLPDGPFAVLPMKGDYLSSIVFTLPEAVAPLYLTMPEAEFNTVLQERVGDYLGKVSLHSKRFSYPLRLAYASCFYSNRVALIGDAAHGVHPLAGQGFNLGIRDIACLVKQINKAQLVGLSIANDKVLRDYHRLRQGDSLAMTLATDAINRLFSNNHLPLSLLRRMGLSAVNRIDPLKDYFMRHAMGVTSFLQPEEV, encoded by the coding sequence ATGTATACACGCAAACCCATCATTGTTATCGGAGCCGGTTTAAGCGGATTAGCTGTTGCTGCTGCTATGGCAGCCTTGCGACTACCAATTGTGATTCTTGAAAAACAAGATGAAGCATCATACCGTAAACCCTTTCAGGATGGACGCTCACTTGCGGTTTCGCTTGGATCATCGCAGTGGCTTGAATCATGGGGCGTATGGGGAAATGTGTTTGAAGATGCCCAACCCATCTTGGATATTCGCGTTGTTGATAAATCATCCCCCCAATCCATCCATTTTGAAAATAGTAAACAAGGGTTACCGATGGGATATATATGTCCTATCGATTCGATTAAGGAAGGCTTGCTTAAACAACTAGCCACCTATCCCTGGGTAACTTTCCAATTTAATACGACCATTCTCAAACTGGATAATCAACGGTCGGAAGTTAGCGTGACATTGGAAGACGGTAATACGATTGGTGGAGAATTAGCAGTCCTGGCTGATGGAAGGCTATCGCAGTTCAGGGAGGCGTTGGGTATTAAATCGATTGTGGTACCGTATCGACAATCGGCACTTAGCTTTACGATATCACACGAAATGGCTCATGGTGGTTTGGCTTTAGAACGTTTTCTACCCGATGGCCCCTTTGCTGTTTTACCAATGAAAGGAGATTATCTATCTTCAATTGTTTTTACATTACCAGAGGCAGTGGCTCCGCTCTATCTGACTATGCCAGAAGCCGAGTTTAATACAGTATTACAGGAAAGGGTAGGGGATTATTTAGGCAAAGTATCGTTGCATAGTAAGCGTTTTTCCTATCCTTTGCGACTGGCGTATGCAAGCTGCTTTTATAGTAACCGTGTGGCGTTGATCGGTGATGCTGCTCATGGAGTTCATCCACTGGCAGGGCAGGGATTTAATTTAGGTATCCGTGATATAGCCTGTTTAGTTAAGCAAATAAATAAAGCGCAATTGGTTGGCTTAAGTATTGCCAATGATAAAGTGCTGAGAGATTATCACCGATTGAGGCAAGGTGATAGTTTGGCGATGACGCTGGCAACGGATGCAATCAACCGCCTATTTTCAAATAATCATTTGCCGCTATCCTTGCTGAGAAGAATGGGTTTAAGTGCGGTTAATCGAATTGATCCGCTCAAAGATTATTTCATGCGGCATGCGATGGGAGTGACCAGTTTTTTGCAGCCTGAAGAGGTGTAA
- a CDS encoding cytochrome c family protein, producing the protein MKGIEFNKIAAAILVTGLVMLVCGTVAEALYFKDEGGESAESATHTEAKRGFQIAVENNASSGAAKSAEPEVPFEQVLASADPKKGEAISKKCTSCHSFDKDGPNKVGPALWGIVGRKPGAHDGFPYSDAMKGFTGTASWDSASLNTFLTKPQDYIKGTKMSFAGLSKAEDRAAVIRYLETLK; encoded by the coding sequence ATGAAAGGAATTGAATTCAATAAAATAGCCGCTGCTATTTTGGTAACTGGATTGGTTATGCTGGTATGCGGTACCGTAGCTGAGGCACTTTATTTTAAAGATGAAGGCGGCGAAAGCGCAGAAAGCGCTACGCATACGGAAGCCAAGCGAGGTTTCCAAATCGCCGTTGAAAATAATGCTAGCTCTGGTGCTGCCAAAAGCGCAGAACCTGAGGTTCCTTTTGAGCAAGTTCTTGCTAGTGCCGATCCTAAAAAAGGTGAAGCGATTTCCAAAAAATGCACGTCGTGCCATTCATTCGATAAAGACGGACCTAACAAGGTCGGCCCAGCCCTCTGGGGTATTGTCGGCAGAAAACCTGGTGCCCACGATGGCTTCCCTTATTCGGATGCAATGAAAGGATTTACCGGTACAGCTTCCTGGGATTCAGCAAGTTTAAATACTTTCTTAACGAAACCACAGGATTATATCAAAGGGACCAAAATGAGTTTTGCTGGACTCAGCAAAGCAGAAGATAGGGCCGCGGTTATCCGTTATTTGGAGACACTAAAATAA
- a CDS encoding TAXI family TRAP transporter solute-binding subunit, whose translation MKSLLRKVLLSVASLIVSVMSFSADAQQEQSDSSKERRYVTIGTGGISGVYYPTGGAICRLVNRGRAKVHGIRCSVESTGGSIYNINALRTGELDIALTQSDWQYHAYNGTSFFSPQGPDRNLRALFSLHTEAFTIVVRNDSGIKKLEDLKNKRVNVGNPGSGTRATMQELMKYLGWTMKDFKLASELRASEQPHALCDNKIDVMIYSAGHPNGAVQEVSKLCNVRLINVEGPAVDKMIKDSPFYAMTTVPGGMYAGTPNDIRTFGIKATIITSAKVSDDVIYNVVKAVFDNFDDFKKLHPVFANLDKKRLIKEGNTAPLHNGAIRYFKEKKLM comes from the coding sequence ATGAAGTCGTTGTTGCGTAAGGTATTGCTATCTGTAGCCTCCTTAATCGTTTCGGTCATGAGTTTTAGTGCGGATGCACAACAGGAACAAAGTGATTCCTCAAAAGAGCGACGTTATGTAACCATTGGAACCGGTGGTATATCAGGGGTTTATTATCCTACGGGTGGTGCCATTTGCCGTCTGGTTAACCGTGGTCGGGCGAAAGTGCACGGTATCCGTTGCTCTGTTGAATCAACCGGCGGTTCTATTTATAACATTAATGCATTACGCACAGGTGAGCTCGACATCGCCTTGACCCAGTCAGATTGGCAATATCATGCCTATAATGGTACAAGTTTCTTTAGCCCGCAAGGACCGGACCGTAATTTGCGCGCATTATTTTCACTTCATACCGAGGCGTTTACCATTGTGGTTAGAAATGATTCTGGTATCAAAAAATTAGAAGATCTTAAAAATAAACGGGTTAACGTCGGTAATCCAGGTTCGGGTACCCGTGCGACCATGCAAGAACTAATGAAGTATCTTGGTTGGACGATGAAAGATTTCAAACTGGCTTCTGAGCTTCGTGCGTCAGAGCAGCCTCACGCTTTATGCGATAATAAAATCGATGTGATGATTTACAGTGCGGGTCATCCAAATGGTGCAGTACAGGAAGTCTCTAAATTATGTAACGTAAGGTTGATCAATGTTGAAGGACCTGCGGTGGATAAAATGATCAAAGATTCTCCGTTCTACGCGATGACCACCGTTCCAGGAGGCATGTATGCGGGAACACCGAATGATATTCGTACCTTTGGTATCAAAGCAACGATTATCACCTCTGCAAAAGTAAGTGATGATGTTATTTATAATGTCGTCAAAGCCGTCTTTGATAACTTTGACGATTTCAAAAAGCTTCACCCGGTTTTTGCTAACCTCGATAAGAAGCGTTTGATTAAAGAAGGCAACACGGCTCCTTTGCATAATGGCGCTATCCGCTACTTCAAAGAAAAGAAATTGATGTAA